A genomic window from Colletotrichum destructivum chromosome 7, complete sequence includes:
- a CDS encoding uncharacterized protein (Putative zn(2)Cys(6) fungal-type DNA-binding domain, transcription factor domain, fungi): MKYRRHSIGGIESTHHGKYRKSVSAWPNPDRSVVYTRPRGRLSGLLQASGAYPTSDETCHSSNKMSASPKENPSSKQPRPLACVLCQRRKVKCDRNYPCANCVKSKATCSPSIPAPVRKRRRPNAELQARLARCEELLAKYAEASEEPLDFETMTVAPQSSNIPKYQNNELNWKPAGKLVVEDGTVRFMDNFLWATVYEELRGMRELVEQEDEAVEAEPHDWDPGASMPDYSEYLLVGGDAAYDDPRDLYPSAGQIFRLWQMFLDRANSLTKIVHAPTLQPFVVEAASNPRSLPHNAEALLFAVYSLSIITMTDEECMTILGTTCKTAFRRFSSGVRTSLFRADFLKSHDLTTLQALVLHMMSIQGRCNIHGAWILNGICVRIAQKMGLHRDGELLGLPPFETEMRRRIWWQIFMLDSKFSMISGLSQSLLPRPSDCKLPKNLNDADLHTGATERYQEREGPTEMVIPLLIYQIGFCIHQQQDIESLMLHSELSTLSSGRRTKLQSAQISGFIKTLEDRLNNVIEKNSDPSAGPVHEFAGLLKSLVLQKIKETSCTPQEQPEWGTEILTPKDNLFKWSVMVTEQSINAYKLNKHPGFHWFLKLLFQYDVVILMVGQLSQRLTGALVERAWQQIPDLYEYHPEFLDPSQEYNIALGNFILRAWKIREDYLCSRHGIQPSEPDYVETLRKNLGSHLSRSRAGTEPPRSLGPHGHHPATEVDDGHPPPMDQLFSRYLSANASWDHLAMPDPEHINRQLSTFDGLDMGTPTGW; encoded by the exons ATGAAGTACCGCAGGCACAGTATAGGAGGCATTGAGAGCACCCACCACGGCAAGTACCGCAAGTCGGTCAGTGCCTGGCCGAACCCCGATCGCTCTGTTGTATATACCCGTCCCCGCGGTCGGCTGAGCGGACTGCTCCAGGCTTCCGGTGCCTATCCTACATCTGACGAGACTTGTCACTCCTCAAACAAAATGTCGGCCTCTCCTAAGGAAAATCCCTCATCAAAACAGCCTCGGCCTCTAGCCTGCGTTCTGTGCCAGCGCCGGAAGGTGAAGTGCGATCGGAATTATCCGTGTGCAAACTGCGTCAAG TCCAAAGCAACATGCAGTCCCAGTATTCCAGCACCGGTGCGGAAGCGAAGGCGACCCAATGCAGAGCTGCAGGCCAGACTTGCCCGATGCGAGGAGCTTTTGGCCAAGTATGCGGAAGCCAGCGAGGAGCCTCTGGATTTTGAGACCATGACCGTTGCACCACAGTCCTCGAACATCCCGAAATACCAAAACAACGAACTGAATTGGAAGCCTGCTGGAAAACTCGTCGTGGAAGATGGCACTGTGCGGTTCATGGACAACTTCCTTTGGGCCACAGTTTACGAAGAG CTGCGCGGCATGAGAGAGCTTGTTGaacaagaagacgaggcAGTTGAAGCAGAGCCACACGATTGGGACCCCGGAGCATCGATGCCCGACTACAGCGAGTATCTGCTTGTTGGTGGAGATGCGGCCTACGACGATCCCCGAGACCTATATCCAAGCGCTGGTCAGATATTTCGCCTGTGGCAAATGTTCCTTGATCGGGCCAATTCTCTCACCAAGATCGTCCACGCTCCAACGTTGCAACCATTTGTGGTCGAAGCCGCCAGTAACCCTAGATCCTTGCCACACAATGCCGAGGCCCTTCTTTTTGCGGTCTATAGCCTCTCTATTATCACGATGACAGACGAGGAATGTATGACTATACTGGGCACTACATGCAAGACTGCTTTCCGGCGGTTTTCCTCCGGCGTGAGGACCAGTTTGTTCCGAGCGGATTTTCTCAAATCCCACGATCTAACGACCCTTCAAGCTTTGGTTCTACATATG ATGTCAATCCAGGGGAGGTGCAACATCCATGGAGCATGGATCCTCAACGGCATCTGTGTTCGTATTGCACAGAAAATGGGCCTCCATAGGGACGGGGAGCTCCTTGGTCTTCCGCCCTTCGAAACAGAAATGCGGCGCCGAATCTGGTGGCAAATATTCATGTTAGACTCAAAGTTTTCCATGATATCGGGCCTGAGTCAGTCGCTGCTCCCTCGACCAAGCGACTGCAAACTGCCAAAGAATTTGAACGACGCCGATCTTCACACTGGTGCGACGGAACGATATCAAGAACGCGAAGGGCCGACCGAAATGGTGATTCCGCTGTTGATCTATCAGATTGGCTTCTGCATCCATCAACAACAGGACATCGAGTCCCTCATGCTCCACAGCGAACTGAGCACCCTAAGTTCGGGCAGAAGAACCAAATTACAATCAGCTCAGATTAGCGGCTTTATCAAGACTCTCGAGGATCGACTGAACAACGTCATTGAGAAAAACTCCGATCCTTCTGCCGGCCCGGTACACGAGTTTGCAGGTCTGTTGAAGTCCCTTGTACTTCAGAAAATCAAGGAGACCAGTTGTACTCCACAGGAGCAGCCAGAATGGGGCACAGAGATCTTGACGCCGAAAGACAACCTCTTCAAGTGGTCCGTGATGGTAACGGAACAGAGCATCAATGCGTACAAGTTGAACAAGCATCCTGGGTTCCACTGGTTCCTGAAGCTGCTCTTTCAATACGATGTTGTCATTTTGATGGTAGGCCAGCTGAGCCAGCGCTTGACGGGAGCCTTGGTCGAAAGGGCGTGGCAACAAATCCCCGACCTTTACGAGTACCATCCCGAGTTCCTTGATCCTTCTCAAGAGTACAACATTGCTCTGGGCAACTTCATCTTGAGAGCGTGGAAAATTAGAGAGGATTATCTTTGTTCTCGACACGGAATTCAGCCAAGCGAGCCAGATTACGTAGAGACACTTCGGAAGAATTTGGGGTCGCATCTGAGCAGATCTAGAGCTGGCACAGAGCCACCTCGGTCATTAGGACCCCACGGCCATCACCCCGCGACCGAGGTGGACGATgggcatcctcctcccatGGATCAGCTGTTCTCGAGGTATCTAAGCGCAAACGCTTCTTGGGATCATTTGGCTATGCCAGACCCTGAACATATCAACAGACAGCTGTCCACATTTGATGGACTGGACATGGGGACTCCCACGGGCTGGTGA
- a CDS encoding Putative aminotransferase class V domain, kynureninase, pyridoxal phosphate-dependent transferase, which produces MEFTAFAEQIRSGRTAKFPANANTLEFAQQLDAQDSLGHLRDEFIIPTKGSLKKKSLNGTLPDKQNLNGHANGVNGTNGANGSLEDDETPSVYFCGNSLGVPPKAVKEYIHAQLETWASIGVNGHFQGLDNSPLVCWQDMAEDVAKKSAHIVGALPEEVVMMNTLTANLHFLMASFYRPTEKKHKIILEWRPFPSDHYAIESQIQWHGLDPAKSMVQIQPDENFYISTDLILKTIDEHAEETALILLPGIQYYSGQLFDMPRITEYAQSKGIVVGWDLAHAAGNVELKLHDWNVDFAAWCTYKYQNAGPGSMAGAFVHERHGKVDTSEGKPKFRHRLTGWYGGDKSVRFNMDNNFLPTVGAGGFQVSNPSAIDLASLSGALSVFSKTNMTELRTKSLVLTAYAEHLLDTILATEAGDEPPFRVLTPRNANERGAQLSVLLKDGLLERVTEWFVEAGIVCDKRKPGVIRVAPVPLYCTFQDVWKFMDTLRKAIA; this is translated from the exons ATGGAGTTCACCGCCTTCGCAGAACAAATCCGATCCGGCCGCACGGCTAAGTTTCCCGCAAACGCGAATACCTTGGAGTTTGCCCAGCAACTTGACGCCCAGGATAGTCTCGGACACCTCCGCGACGAGTTCATCATTCCAACGAAGGGTTctttgaagaagaagtctCTGAACGGCACGCTCCCTG ATAAACAAAACCTCAATGGCCACGCCAACGGCGTCAACGGTACCAATGGCGCCAATGGCTCGCTAGAGGACGACGAAACGCCCTCAGTCTACTTTTGCGGAAACTCACTTGGAGTTCCGCCCAAAGCGGTGAAAGAGTACATCCACGCTCAACTGGAGACATGGGCTTCGATTGGTGTCAATGGCCACTTTCAAGGACTTGACAACTCGCCACTGGTTTGCTGGCAAGATATGGCTGAGGATGTCGCCAAAAAGAGTGCGCACATTGTTGGCGCCTTGCCCGAGGAGGTTGTTATGATGAACACCTTGACTGCCAACTTGCATTTCTTGATGGCCAGCTTCTACCGGCCGACAGAAAAGAAGCACAAAATCATTTTGGAATGGAGGCCTTTTCCAAGTGACCAT TACGCCATCGAGTCGCAGATTCAATGGCACGGCTTGGACCCAGCCAAGTCTATGGTCCAGATCCAACCCGACGAAAACTTCTACATCTCTACGGATTTGATCTTGAAGACTATTGATGAGCACGCGGAAGAAACAGCCCTGATCCTGCTCCCGGGAATCCAATACTATAGCGGACAACTCTTCGACATGCCTCGCATCACTGAGTATGCGCAATCCAAGGGCATAGTCGTTGGCTGGGATCTTGCTCACGCTGCCGGAAACGTTGAGTTGAAGCTCCATGACTGGAACGTCGACTTTGCCGCGTGGTGCACCTACAAGTACCAAAACGCAGGACCGGGATCCATGGCCGGAGCGTTTGTGCACGAACGGCACGGAAAGGTCGACACCAGCGAAGGGAAACCAAAGTTCCGGCACAGGCTCACTGGCTGGTATGGAGGCGACAAGTCTGTGCGTTTCAACATGGACAACAACTTTCTCCCTACCGTTGGGGCTGGCGGCTTCCAAGTCTCAAACCCTTCAGCAATTGACCTGGCATCGCTTTCAGGCGCTTTGTCGGTTTTCAGCAAGACGAACATGACCGAGTTGAGAACGAAGTCCCTCGTTCTAACCGCGTACGCAGAGCACTTGCTTGACACCATCTTGGCAACAGAAGCCGGAGACGAGCCACCATTTCGAGTGCTGACTCCAAGGAATGCAAATGAACGCGGCGCTCAGTTGAGTGTACTCTTGAAGGATGGTCTGTTGGAGCGTGTTACAGAGTGGTTCGTAGAGGCTGGAATTGTTTGTGACAAACGGAAACCGGGAGTCATCCGTGTCGCGCCAGTACCGCTGTACTGTACATTCCAAGATGTATGGAAGTTCATGGACACCCTTAGAAAGGCGATTGCCTAA
- a CDS encoding Putative NADP-dependent oxidoreductase domain-containing protein, producing MTRVNDQHTRLSSDLRSALQIIDGDIVQAVQALKETKPDPQPDLERRLINLIKELGHYKRVHDKGDSENFEYPFRRGERQVNDVFKAIFPELAPPPAKSRTKTLMILNINTQSHFETFALGPYQFPRLLNGLWQLSSSSWGSGSDKRQEEELIRLVQSGFTAADMADHYGDAELVYANFRNRLSPSVRSQVLAATKWCVFTPPAKPLTSLFVLEKVKERYRRLGGRVELLQFDWYDYSCKDYLNILLELVRLTAIYPDLVSTIGLCNFDSEHTVEVCEYLIAKTGSVGIVSNQVQFSLIDSRPLQLMVNVCAKYGLKLLTYGSLCGGLLSAKWLGQAAPDIYSETLQLTPSQRKYHDMIMSWGTWQDFQSLLYELSAIADEHRVTLTNIATRWILQQPSVGALIVGTRLGVSSHVDDNLATFGFTLNAWDLDRIEALALGISRGKTRRLFSKLGDCGTEYRNEN from the exons ATGACCAGGGTCAATGATCAGCATACAAGGTTGTCAAGTGATTTGAGGTCGGCATTGCAGATTATCGATGGCGACATTGTGCAGGCTGTCCAAGCCCTCAAAGAAACAAAGCCAGATCCCCAACCGGATCTAGAGAGACGATTGATAAACTTGATCAAGGAGCTGGGACACTACAAACGTGTCCACGATAAAGGAGACTCCGAAAACTTCGAGTACCCATTCAGACGAGGAGAACGCCAAGTCAATGATGTTTTCAAAGCAATTTTCCCAGAATTGGCACCCCCGCCTGCAAAGTCGCGTACAAAAACGCTCATGATACTGAACATCAACACTCAGTCACATTTTGAAACTTTTGCTTTAGGACCGTATCAGTTTCCGAGGCTTTTGAATGGACTTTGGCAGTTGTCTTCGTCCTCATGGGGCAGCGGAAGTGACAAGAGACAAGAGGAGGAGCTCATTCGACTTGTACAATCCGGGTTTACCGCCGCGGACATGGCAGATCACTAT ggcgatgccgagctgGTCTACGCAAACTTTAGGAACCGCTTATCGCCTAGTGTTCGGTCTCAGGTTCTTGCTGCCACAAAATGGTGTGTTTTTACGCCGCCAGCTAAGCCTTTGACCTCCCTGTTTGTACTCGAAAAAGTCAAGGAGCGATATCGAAGACTGGGCGGTCGCGTCGAACTACTGCAGTTCGATTGGTATGAT TACTCGTGCAAAGACTATCTTAACATTCTGTTGGAACTGGTCCGCTTAACTGCAATTTACCCTGACCTAGTATCAACCATTGGGCTGTGTAATTTTGACTCCGAGCACACGGTTGAAGTTTGTGAATACCTCATAGCCAAGACAGGCTCTGTTGGGATTGTTTCCAACCAAGTCCAG TTTTCTCTCATTGACTCGCGTCCACTTCAACTCATGGTTAATGTCTGCGCAAAATACGGATTAAAGCTACTTACCTATGGCTCGCTC TGCGGAGGGCTTTTGTCTGCAAAATGGCTTGGCCAAGCTGCACCAGACATTTACTCAGAAACACTACAGTTGACACCGTCACAGCGCAAG TACCATGACATGATCATGAGTTGGGGAACGTGGCAGGATTTCCAGAGTTTGTTATACGAACTCTCCGCCATAGCTGACGAGCACCGCGTTACCCTAACCAATATTGCGACTCGTTGGATCCTCCAACAACCTTCTGTCGGCGCCCTCATTGTCGGTACTCGTCTGGGAGTATCCAGTCATGTTGACGATAATCTCGCTACATTCGGGTTTACGTTGAATGCATGGGACTTGGACAGAATCGAGGCCCTGGCGCTGGGCATCAGCCGTGGAAAAACACGGCGATTATTCTCAAAGCTTGGTGACTGTGGGACGGAGTATCGGAATGAGAACTAA
- a CDS encoding Putative indoleamine 2,3-dioxygenase, with amino-acid sequence MSPHALPISAELAQPDVFPLRKYAITPNGFLPADAPLKELPDPYFAPWEKIIQHLPELLKAGRLRRDVDALPVLSADKLQDEAEWRRAYVILVFLTHAYVWGGEKAEEVLPPAISVPLLRVSQHLEVPPVATYAGLNLWNFLSTTDDFTDLESLESLHTFTGTKDEAWFYLVSVAMEAQGARIITDMLNALESIKSRDYGTITRALDDLSANIRKIGALLERMYEHCDPMVFFYEIRPFLAGSKNMAAAGLPNGIFYDEGNGRGSWQQLRGGSNGQSSLIQFLDIVLGVEHTSEGNSNPHASKSAPSPAKAPAFHEEVRSYMPGPHKRFLEHVSRMGSIREFARLPSSTAEQDRFREAYQVATRTMTEFRNKHLQIVTRYIVLPSKKSYGGAKVDLASTSAVKDEQLTGTGGTALMPFLKQTRDETLQAGQFGRDTRN; translated from the exons ATGTCGCCCCACGCTCTACCTATATCCGCCGAACTGGCGCAGCCCGATGTCTTTCCATTGAGGAAATATGCCATCACCCCAAACGGTTTCCTTCCCGCCGACGCACCCCTCAAAGAACTTCCCGATCCATACTTCGCACCATGGGAAAAGATTATCCAACATCTTCCAGAGCTTCTCAAAGCTGGAAGATTGCGGAGGGACGTGGATGCTCTTCCTGTACTGTCGGCGGACAAGCTACAGGATGAAGCGGAATGGCGACGGGCGTATGTCATCCTGGTTTTTCTAACGCATGCCTATGTCTGGGGAGGAGAAAAGGCCGAAGAG GTCTTGCCGCCAGCCATATCAGTACCCCTTCTCCGCGTTTCACAACACCTCGAAGTTCCCCCCGTTGCAACATACGCTGGCCTGAACCTGTGGAATTTCTTGTCAACCACCGATGATTTTACCGACTTGGAGTCGTTAGAGTCCCTTCACACCTTCACTGGGACCAAAGATGAGGCTTGGTTCTACCTTGTTTCGGTAGCCATGGAGGCGCAGGGTGCTCGCATCATCACTGATATGCTCAACGCGTTAGAATCCATCAAGAGCAGAGACTACGGTACTATCACACGCGCACTTGACGATTTGTCTGCCAACATTCGAAAGATCGGGGCGCTTCTGGAGCGTATGTACGAACATTGCGACCCAATGGTTTTCTTCTATGAGATCCGTCCGTTTCTAGCGGGCAGCAAGAATATGGCTGCCGCTGGTCTCCCCAACGGAATTTTCTACGACGAGGGCAATGGTCGCGGCAGCTGGCAGCAACTTCGTGGGGGCAGTAACGGCCAAAGTTCCCTCATCCAATTCCTCGACATTGTGTTGGGTGTCGAGCACACATCGGAAGGAAACAGCAATCCGCACGCCAGCAAAAGTGCGCCTAGTCCGGCAAAAGCGCCAGCCTTTCACGAAGAAGTCCGCAGCTACATGCCAGGTCCGCACAAGCGCTTCCTCGAGCATGTTTCTCGCATGGGTAGCATTCGCGAGTTTGCCAGATTGCCGAGTTCTACAGCGGAGCAGGACAGGTTCCGGGAGGCATATCAAGTTGCGACCAGGACCATGACAGAGTTCAGGAACAAACACTTGCAGATTGTCACCCGCTACATCGTTCTTCCATCAAAGAAGTCGTATGGCGGCGCCAAGGTTGACTTGGCGAGCACGTCTGCTGTCAAGGACGAGCAGCTCACTGGCACGGGAGGCACAGCATTGATGCCGTTCCTGAAGCAGACCAGGGATGAGACCTTGCAGGCAGGTCAGTTTGGGAGAGACACACGGAACTGA
- a CDS encoding Putative histidine phosphatase superfamily, clade-2, histidine acid phosphatase active, with protein MKMASVKFGLVCLVASVAGSSRSLAPIQDINLPASESAAHPLEHVGANGPWFAGPNVHGISSDIPDNCIVDQAAYVLRHGSRYPDPGAYNGWVSMQKRFQEANYTASGSLSFLSKWQPALTNPSSQISNLSPTGYKEAFDLGYTMRTRYPELYTEGDDFMVWANNYSRVLQTAKLFVRGFLGTNATLFGDVISVTSRGFPGGIGDSLAPSDMCPAFKDTEGGDSVTKWNSVYIPPIQARLQALIKGNLTLTENDVSQIPYLCGYESQITGRLSPWCDIFSDDEFLQYEYFQDLRYYYGVGPGTDIPKTMMTPYLNALMGIFDNGPSVTGKREDGSSFNLPKLIMSFLNDGQLNQLVAASGVFDEQQPLSSTEKDDARLFVSSRYTTMRGTIAFERLNCVVAGNETFASTPRRCNSTQPHPPTQGSRNATYVRIRLNDAVYPVPSCKSGPGSSCLLDDYRTYVAKKLEAQGNWINNCNVTTPGAPTEVKGASFYTDLSSPWLSHIAP; from the exons atgaagatggcatCAGTCAAATTCGGTCTCGTCTGTCTTGTGGCGAGTGTGGCTGGAAGCTCGAGGTCCCTTGCCCCGATCCAGGATATCAACCTTCCGGCCAGCGAATCTGCCGCACATCCACTGGAGCACGTTGGTGCTAATGGCCCTTGGTTTGCAG GGCCCAACGTCCATGGGATCTCGTCAGACATTCCGGATAACTGCATTGTCGATCAAGCGGCGTACGTCCTTCGCCATGGGTCGCGATACCCCGACCCCGGCGCTTACAATGGATGGGTTTCGATGCAGAAGCGA TTCCAGGAAGCAAACTACACTGCTTCTGGCAGTCTCAGCTTTTTGTCAAAGTGGCAGCCAGCCTTGACGAACCCTTCGTCCCAAATTTCGAACCTCAGCCCGACAGGCTACAAAGAGGCGTTTGACCTTGGTTATACCATGCGGACCAG ATATCCTGAACTTTATACCGAAGGTGACGACTTTATGGTTTGGGCCAACAACTACTCCCGGGTTCTTCAGACTGCAAAGCTTTTCGTCCGCGGTTTCCTAGGAACAAATGCCACGCTGTTCGGAGATGTAATATCTGTAACTTCTCGAGGATTTCCTGGCGGCATTGGCGACTCACTGGCCCCCTCCGATATGTGTCCCGCATTCAAGGACACCGAGGGAGGAGACTCCGTGACGAAGTGGAATAGTGTCTACATCCCCCCCATTCAGGCCCGTCTACAGGCACTTATCAAGGGAAATCTCACTTTGACGGAGAACGACGTGTCTCAAATCCCGTATCTTTGCGGCTACGAGAGTCAAATCACAGGGCGTCTCTCGCCGTGGTGCGACATATTTTCCGACGATGAATTCCTCCAGTACGAATACTTTCAGGACCTTCGCTACTACTACGGAGTTGGCCCAGGCACCGATATCCCCAAAACGATGATGACGCCTTATCTGAATGCTTTAATGGGTATCTTCGACAATGGCCCTTCGGTAACTGGCAAGCGCGAAGATGGGTCCTCTTTCAACCTGCCAAAGCTCATCATGTCTTTCCTCAATGACGGACAGCTTAACCAGTTGGTGGCCGCTTCCGGAGTCTTTgacgagcagcagccacTTTCCAGCACCGAGAAAGATGACGCTCGCTTGTTTGTCAGCTCCAGATACACCACCATGCGAGGAACCATAGCCTTTGAGCGACTCAACTGCGTCGTGGCTGGAAACGAGACATTTGCCAGCACGCCCCGGAGGTGTAACTCCACACAGCCCCATCCACCAACACAAGGCTCACGCAATGCGACATACGTACGCATTCGTCTCAATGATGCTGTCTATCCAGTACCTTCCTGCAAAAGCGGACCCGGTTCTTCGTGCTTGTTGGATGACTACAGAACATATGTTGCTAAAAAGCTTGAAGCCCAAGGCAACTGGATCAACAACTGCAACGTAACAACCCCAGGAGCACCGACGGAGGTCAAGGGAGCGAGTTTCTACACTGATCTTAGCAGTCCGTGGTTGAGTCATATCGCTCCTTGA
- a CDS encoding uncharacterized protein (Putative zn(2)Cys(6) fungal-type DNA-binding domain, transcription factor domain, fungi): MEDVSVRQPSPHAYVRTRVANACDSCKARKVKCDGKLPCSYCLRRQRPSTCRYSPQQRRRAPAPTPRTPSPSVHNGTHHQSESEARHSGSANDPLAEEETEVPREARLLCDAQGKLIFIGDCAPLSFFQTVRQLVNTRVDPQVFAHQSENPPFRPPTHYSGNGEPSLHLATIPKAISTYHAVTSGLVDLFGHAHLVDEVASWAQQTHRLQDASSATFYLVLAIGYQSSEEDVASAYFEYARNIALANLSGNINVPTIQTFILVTLYMLGSCQMNGAFLFFGIAVRAAYSIGIHRTEINSRFGHEIHRQRDRLWKSLRVLDLFLSTSMGRPPATSDVDCTVPYRASDDSGQETFDLLNASAQIFLITEGIVVEVYSRRKVSYQLTEGISRQLRDWSLRWLQRLKDVVAVSSAEDDPIKTTGACQVLCSYYYAVILVSRPFLMYELHKRLTDNSVGISVSKSGLASGKSKLADACIDAASFMVDILVGLTEKGYLNGHMPLIVSWLFASSLILGVGLLGSFGRILEKYARNAIMVLEHFAKSDAHAAQYSMIAKTLLNAALDYLEKKELQERIQRTESSSQLFGLVPRDSADVDHTPRPSSNTQTTPAGADRALATKPTNSVSGFLGLGFGSPPFADVDASFLGLSASLPQTPDLSVLDGRHDDHGFGDLNLFQLLDGDGHIDLGPYI; the protein is encoded by the exons ATGGAGGATGTCTCGGTGCGGCAGCCATCGCCGCATGCCTACGTCCGCACAAGAGTTGCCAATGCATGCGACAGCTGTAAGGCTCGCAAAG TCAAGTGTGACGGCAAACTGCCGTGCAGTTACTGCTTGAGGCGCCAACGACCTTCCACTTGCAGATACTCTCCTCAGCAGAGACGACGAGCGCCGGCTCCGACGCCTCGGACTCCCTCTCCGTCTGTGCACAACGGAACACATCATCAGTCTGAGTCTGAGGCCCGGCACTCGGGATCTGCAAACGATCCCCTAGCCGAAGAGGAAACTGAGGTTCCTAGAGAGGCGCGTCTCTTGTGTGATGCCCAAGGAAAACTGA TCTTCATAGGAGACTGCGCGCCACTGTCGTTCTTCCAGACCGTTCGGCAGCTGGTGAATACACGCGTAGATCCGCAAGTCTTTGCACATCAGAGCGAGAATCCTCCCTTCAGACCACCTACTCACTACTCTGGCAACGGCGAGCCGAGTCTGCATCTGGCAACAATACCCAAGGCCATATCCACCTATCATGCAGTT ACCAGTGGACTCGTAGATCTTTTCGGCCATGCGCACCTCGTGGATGAGGTAGCATCATGGGCTCAACAAACGCACCGCTTGCAGGATGCATCCTCGGCCACCTTCTATCTTGTCCTCGCCATAGGCTATCAGTCCTCCGAGGAAGACGTTGCTTCGGCTTATTTCGAATACGCACGCAACATTGCGTTGGCCAACCTCAGTGGCAACATCAATGTTCCCACCATTCAAACGTTCATCCTTGTTACCCTTTACATGCTTGGGTCATGCCAAATGAACGGCGCTTTTCTATTTTTTG GGATTGCCGTGAGAGCAGCATACTCAATCGGGATACACCGCACTGAAATCAACTCTCGGTTTGGTCATGAAATACACAGACAGCG AGATCGCTTATGGAAGAGTTTGCGCGTACTGGATCTCTTCTTGAGCACGTCGATGGGTCGACCACCCGCAACATCGGATGTCGACTGCACTGTACCGTATCGAGCTTCAGATGACAGCGGACAAGAAACATTCGATCTTCTTAATGCTTCGGCTCAGATCTTTCTGATCACCGAGGGCATAGTCGTAGAGGTTTACTCCCGAAGGAAGGTTTCTTATCAGTTGACCGAAGGCATCTCACGACAGCTACGAGACTGGTCCCTTCGCTGGCTTCAGAGATTGAAAGATGTTGTAGCCGTTTCCTCTGCAGAGGACGACCCTATCAAGACCACTGGGGCCTGCCAGGTACTATGTTCTTATTATTATG CTGTCATCTTAGTATCACGACCTTTCCTGATGTATGAGCTGCACAAACGCCTGACTGATAACTCCGTGGGTATTTCGGTCAGCAAATCAGGACTTGCGTCTGGCAAGTCGAAACTTGCCGATGCCTGCATCGATGCTGCAAGTTTCATGGTGGACATCTTAGTAGGACTCACAGAGAAAGGGTACTTGAACGGACATATGCCACTCATAGT ATCATGGCTGTTCGCTTCGTCTCTCATATTGGGCGTAGGACTTCTTGGGTCCTTCGGCCGCATACTGGAGAAATACGCCCGCAACGCCATTATGGTGCTTGAGCATTTTGCCAAGAGTGATGCTCATGCTGCACAGTATTCGATGATAGCGAAAACTTTGCTTAATGCCGCTCTCGACTACCTGGAAAAGAAGGAGTTGCAAGAACGGATTCAGAGGACCGAGAGCTCTTCTCAGCTATTCGGCCTTGTCCCCCGCGATAGCGCAGACGTTGATCATactcctcgtccttcctcTAACACCCAGACTACGCCTGCAGGCGCTGACCGGGCATTGGCTACCAAGCCTACCAATTCGGTTTCCGGCTTCTTGGGCTTAGGCTTCGGTTCACCACCATTTGCGGATGTGGATGCATCGTTCCTTGGTCTCTCAGCATCCCTGCCGCAAACCCCGGATCTATCTGTGCTTGATGGAAGGCATGATGATCATGGTTTTGGCGATCTAAACTTGTTCCAACTTCTTGACGGAGACGGCCATATCGATCTCGGCCCTTACATTTGA
- a CDS encoding Putative cardiolipin synthase, producing the protein MTQNALVTNFLLQLCFAMLAVAAPASDPTVAATAYGNTWQYGTGGGILGFVVLVLDIIVFIEVLKSDRPVSHKVLWCLVVFLFPIVGMVIYWLFSNRAAHNSRAGYESIA; encoded by the exons ATGACGCAGAACGCACTAGTAACAAACTTCCTACTGCAGCTATGCTTCGCTATGCTGGCTGTTGCAGCACCTGCTTCTGATCCCACGGTGGCGGCTACAGCATACGGCAACACCTGGCAGTATGGTACTGGTGGCGGTATTCTTGGCTTCGTTGTGCTCGTGTTGGACATTATTGTCTTCA TCGAGGTTCTCAAGTCCGACCGCCCCGTTAGCCACAAGGTGCTCTGGTGTCTTGTCGTGTTCCTATTCCCGATTGTTGGCATGGTTATCTATTGGCTGTTTTCAAACCGTGCTGCCCATAACTCGCGGGCTGGATATGAATCTATTGCGTAA